Part of the uncultured Anaeromusa sp. genome is shown below.
CTGTGGAAAGAACCACGCCGCCGCTGAAAGGAACCGCGCCTGCAGCCAGACCGGAACCGCCGCCACGCGGGGTGATTGGAACCATGTTGACGTTAGCCCATTTGCACAATTCCGAGATTTCTTGAGCGGAACCCGCTTTAACTACTACTTCCGGCATATGCTCCCACTGCTTGTCGGATACTTCGTCGCGGGAGTACATATCCATCTTCTCTTCGTCGAACAATACGTTGGCGTCGCCGAAGATGGCCTTCAATTCATCGATATGTTTCTGGGTTACTTTGTTGAATTGCATCGCCTGGATCCTCCTTACGCTTTTGCCTTGAGTTGTTTCACCGCTTCAATGAGCATAGGACCGACTTCAAGTACATCGCCAACAATACCGAAGTCGGCGACCTTGAAGATCTGCGCTTCGGGATCCTTGTTGATAGCCACAATCACGTCGGCAGTTTGCATACCAGCCAAATGGGCGATTTTACCGGAAATCCCCATAGCGATATACAGCACCGGCGCAACAGTCTTGCCGGATAAGCCAATCTGGTGAGAATAAGTAGTCCAGCCCAGCTCTACCGCATCGCGAGTAGCGCCTACGCCGGCATTCAAAAGCTCAGCCAGCGTTTCAATGATTTTCCAGCCCTCGGTGTTCTTCATGCCTTTACCGCCAGCAATGACGATCTCAGCATCTTCCACGCCTACAGCCTGGGTTGTATCGGTAATGAATTCGAGAAATTTTTCAGGCGTCACAAAGGTAGCGCCTTCAAATTTCTTTTCAATTACTTCGCCTTTACGAGAAGCGTCAGCAGCTAAGGGCTTGCAGGAACGCGGCCGGACAGTCGCCATTTGCGGACGATGGTCAGGCGTTTTAATGGTAGCCATGATGTTGCCGCCGATAGCCGGACGGGTTTGCAACAGCAATTTGGTGTCTGCATCAATAGTCAGCGAAGTGCAGTCTGCGGTCAGACCGGTATGCAGCTTAGCGGCTACCAGAGGCATAACCGTACGGCCCGTGGTCGTAGCTGCAGCAATGATAATCTCCGGACGCTCTTCTTCAACCAATTTGCAAATAGCGTTCGTGTAAGGACGCGGCAGGAAATGTGCCAAGGAAGCATCCTTAATGAAAACAACACGGTCAGCCCCTTGCGTAATGGCTTGTTCCGGATTTTCGACAGTTTCTCCCAATAATACACAGGTCAACTTGGCATTCAAATCATCAGCCAAGCTGCGGCCGCGAGCAATCAGCTCATAAGTTACAGGCAAAATCTGGCCGTTCCGTTGCTCGCCCAGAATATAAACACCCTTAAAGGATGCCATGAAATTTTCGCGATCTACGCCAGCGTTCAGATAAGTAGACACGTCACGTTACCCCCTATTTCATTCCAAATTAACCCAGTACTTCTTTTTTGACCAGGAATTCGACAAGCTCTTCCACGGGTTTGGTCGTGCCATCGGCTTTACGCATAATGGTATCACGCGCCAATTTCGGGCTAAATACTTTTACCACGCGGGTCGGCGAACCACCTAAGCCAACTTCGCATTTCTCAATGCCCAGACCAGCGGCGTCGTAAGCATCAACAGCTACGGTTTTCGCGTGCAATTTGCCGCTCAACGTAGGCATGCCCACTTCATTAATATCTTTGTTAACGCTGATCAACACCGGAGTGGGAACTTCCACCCGTTCGAAACCGCGTTCAACTGTACGTTTTACAATGACTTTGTCATCAAAAACATCAACGGCGGACACGTAGGTCTGCACAGGCATGTCAAGATATAGAGCAACCATAGCGGCCGTCTGGCCGGTTTCACCATCAGTAGCGCGCTCGCCGCAAATAACGATGTCCACTTCTCCAGCTTTGCGAACCGCTGCTGCCAAGGCTTTTGCCGTAGCAATCGTATCCGAACCAGCAAACTCGCGCCCGGAAACCAAAATACCAGCATCAGCCCCTAAGGCAATGGCTTCTTTCAGAGCTTTTTCCGCAGTAGGCGGTCCCATGCTGACGGCGGTTACCCGAACATCATCACGAGAATTTTTGATCTTGATGGCCTCTGTCAACGCGTTTTCATCCAGAGGATTGATTACGACGTCTTTGCCACTGCGAATCATGACTCCCGTCTCAGGATCCATCTTGACATTTTCTGTCCCCGGCACTTGCTTCACAAACACAACAATATGCACAACGTGTACCTCCCAATCTTTTTTTCAAAATGGGCTTTGC
Proteins encoded:
- a CDS encoding electron transfer flavoprotein subunit alpha/FixB family protein, which codes for MSTYLNAGVDRENFMASFKGVYILGEQRNGQILPVTYELIARGRSLADDLNAKLTCVLLGETVENPEQAITQGADRVVFIKDASLAHFLPRPYTNAICKLVEEERPEIIIAAATTTGRTVMPLVAAKLHTGLTADCTSLTIDADTKLLLQTRPAIGGNIMATIKTPDHRPQMATVRPRSCKPLAADASRKGEVIEKKFEGATFVTPEKFLEFITDTTQAVGVEDAEIVIAGGKGMKNTEGWKIIETLAELLNAGVGATRDAVELGWTTYSHQIGLSGKTVAPVLYIAMGISGKIAHLAGMQTADVIVAINKDPEAQIFKVADFGIVGDVLEVGPMLIEAVKQLKAKA
- a CDS encoding electron transfer flavoprotein subunit beta/FixA family protein; its protein translation is MHIVVFVKQVPGTENVKMDPETGVMIRSGKDVVINPLDENALTEAIKIKNSRDDVRVTAVSMGPPTAEKALKEAIALGADAGILVSGREFAGSDTIATAKALAAAVRKAGEVDIVICGERATDGETGQTAAMVALYLDMPVQTYVSAVDVFDDKVIVKRTVERGFERVEVPTPVLISVNKDINEVGMPTLSGKLHAKTVAVDAYDAAGLGIEKCEVGLGGSPTRVVKVFSPKLARDTIMRKADGTTKPVEELVEFLVKKEVLG